The following DNA comes from Candidatus Eisenbacteria bacterium.
GAACTCCTTCTCCTGCAGGACGCGCAGCAGCTTGGGCTGCAGCTCGAGCGGGATCTCGCCGACTTCATCGAGAAACAGCGTGCCGCGATCCGCGACCTCGAAGCGGCCGATCCTCTGCGAGATGGCACCGGTGAACGCGCCCTTCTCGTGCCCGAACAGTTCGCTCTCGAGAAGGCCCGACGGAATCGCGGCGCAGTTGATCTTCACGAACGTGCGCTCGCGACGGGTGCTGCGGTCGTGGATGGCGCGCGCGAGCAGCTCCTTGCCAGTGCCGGTTTCGCCGAGCAGGAGCACGGTCGAGTCGGTCGCTGCGACGATCTCTACCTGTTGGAGCGCGCCGCGCAGCGCCTGGCTGTCTCCGACGATCTCCTCGAACGGGTGCTCGGTCCTGATCTCACTCTCGAGGTACAGGCGCTCTACGGCGAGCTTGTCCCTGAGCTGCGCGATCTCGCGGAACGCCGTGGCGTTCTCGACTGCAACCGCGACGAGCTTCGCGACGTCGCCCATGAAGTCGACCTCGGCTTCCGTGTAGGTCGCTTGCTCGCGACGCCCGAATGCGAGCGAGCCGAGTCGCTTTCGCACCGTTGTGAGTGGTAGGACGCAGAAGCTCTTCGTGCCTTGCTGCCGGATGGCCGTGATCGCCTCGGGCCATCGGGTCTCGGCCGCGACGTCCGGGACGATGAGCGGCTGCTGGGAGAGGATCACGAAGCGAGTCGGCGAGTCTGCTGCCACGACCTCGGGTCGCGGCACGAGCGGCGTCCTCCCGGTCTCCAAGACCGCCGGCTGCACGGCATCGCGCTCCGCGTCGTAGAGCATGAGGCCGACGAAGTCGAAGGGGACGATGAGCTGCAGCTCACCCGCCAGCCGGTCGAAGAGCTCTTCCGGCTCCCGGCACGAAGTGATCGATTCGGCAACGGACAGGAGCGCCCGATAGCGGTCACGGAGCATCGTAAACTCGGTCGAGCCCATTACCATCGATGTAGAGCCGTCTTCGCCACCTGCGGCAGGCAGTAAATGGGGCCGGAGCGTCGGCCGCCTATCGTAGCTTGTGTTCCCGTTCAGAGGCTCCCCTAGCTTGGCATGATTCGCACTGGGAGATGACATGGAGATCGCCCGCCTCCCCGCCCGCTGCGCCCCGCATCGCGGCGTCGTCTCGGCATCTGCCATTGCGCGCTGCGCCCCAAGGCTGCGACAACCCGATGTACACAGTAGTGTGTAGACTGCTGCCATCCACTGACTTCGGCGAGCTACGTGGAAGCCGGGCGACTCCAGACGCAGCAGGCCAGGGAGGCGAGAATCACGACGTCCGAGAAGACCTGGCCGCCGCCCCGCTGCGGAGGTGCGGCTTTAAGGCCGAGAGCACGCCGAGGCCCGCGATCAACACGAGAAGCGCAGTCAAACGGCCAGACACGGGAACCTCCTTTGAGTGTCTGACCCGCTTCGCCTCGCGCGCTACGGGCGGGCTGAGTCCGGGAGCAGCGCGCGGCGCGCGGCTTCGACGTCGACGAGCGGCCGGGCGCGCAGCTCCGCGATTTCGTCGGCGACGTAGGGAGTGAAGCTCGCGGCCGCCTCGCC
Coding sequences within:
- a CDS encoding sigma 54-interacting transcriptional regulator translates to MLRDRYRALLSVAESITSCREPEELFDRLAGELQLIVPFDFVGLMLYDAERDAVQPAVLETGRTPLVPRPEVVAADSPTRFVILSQQPLIVPDVAAETRWPEAITAIRQQGTKSFCVLPLTTVRKRLGSLAFGRREQATYTEAEVDFMGDVAKLVAVAVENATAFREIAQLRDKLAVERLYLESEIRTEHPFEEIVGDSQALRGALQQVEIVAATDSTVLLLGETGTGKELLARAIHDRSTRRERTFVKINCAAIPSGLLESELFGHEKGAFTGAISQRIGRFEVADRGTLFLDEVGEIPLELQPKLLRVLQEKEFERIGSAKTIKVDVRLIAATNRDLHRMVEEHRFRDDLYYRLNVFPIHVPALRERSEDIPALVRYFVQRLGRSMNRNVEVISAETLEALRRYPWPGNVRELANLVERALILSRGRTLEVPLDELQPRLTTAAAPVETAATLQGVERAHILRALEEANWVLGGPRGAATRLGMKRTTLQYRMQRLGITRDR